Proteins from a genomic interval of Gordonia sp. SL306:
- the mshC gene encoding cysteine--1-D-myo-inosityl 2-amino-2-deoxy-alpha-D-glucopyranoside ligase, whose translation MQSWPDPALPAVPGTGPALRLYDTSDAQVRPVSPGETATMYVCGITPYDATHLGHAATYVTFDLVNRVLRDLGHDVHYVQNVTDVDDPLFERAERDGIDWQDLGARETQLFRDDMTALRVLPPRDYIGAIESVGEVIEVVGKLLASGAAYVVDDAEYPDVYFRTDATEQFGYESGYDRATMEKFFAERGGDPDRAGKRDPLDALLWRATRPGEPSWDSPQGPGRPGWHIECSAIALNRLGVEFDIQGGGNDLIFPHHEFSAAHGEALTDSRRFARHYVHTGMVGLDGEKMSKSRGNLVFVSGLRREGVDPAAIRVALLADHYRADRMWTDAVLDEARERLQRWRTATSAPTGPDAAPVIARVRQHLADDLDTPKALAAIDAWCRDVAQGIGGSTGAPGEIEQAVDALLGVALS comes from the coding sequence ATGCAGTCTTGGCCTGACCCCGCCCTTCCGGCCGTGCCGGGCACCGGGCCGGCACTCCGCCTCTATGACACCTCCGACGCACAGGTTCGTCCGGTCAGTCCGGGCGAGACCGCGACCATGTACGTCTGCGGGATCACCCCCTACGACGCGACCCATCTGGGGCATGCCGCCACCTACGTGACCTTCGACCTGGTGAACCGCGTGCTGCGTGACCTCGGACACGACGTGCACTACGTGCAGAACGTGACCGACGTCGACGATCCGCTCTTCGAGCGGGCCGAACGTGACGGCATCGACTGGCAGGACCTGGGTGCGCGCGAGACCCAGCTGTTCCGCGACGACATGACCGCGCTGCGGGTGCTCCCGCCACGCGATTACATCGGCGCCATCGAATCGGTCGGTGAGGTCATCGAGGTGGTCGGCAAGCTGTTGGCGTCCGGGGCGGCCTATGTCGTCGACGATGCCGAGTATCCCGACGTGTACTTCCGCACGGACGCGACCGAACAGTTCGGCTACGAGTCCGGGTACGACCGCGCGACGATGGAGAAATTCTTCGCCGAGCGGGGCGGCGACCCCGACCGGGCAGGCAAACGAGACCCGCTCGACGCATTGTTGTGGCGCGCGACGCGCCCCGGGGAGCCGTCCTGGGACTCGCCGCAGGGGCCGGGACGTCCGGGCTGGCACATCGAGTGCTCGGCGATCGCATTGAACCGCCTCGGCGTCGAATTCGACATCCAGGGCGGTGGCAACGACCTCATCTTCCCGCATCACGAGTTCTCCGCCGCCCACGGTGAGGCCCTGACCGACTCGCGCCGGTTCGCCCGGCACTACGTGCACACCGGGATGGTCGGCCTCGACGGCGAGAAGATGTCGAAGAGCCGTGGCAATCTGGTGTTCGTCTCCGGCCTGCGCCGTGAGGGTGTGGACCCGGCTGCGATCCGGGTCGCCCTGCTCGCAGATCACTATCGAGCCGATCGGATGTGGACGGATGCGGTTCTCGACGAGGCGCGCGAGCGTCTACAGCGGTGGCGCACCGCGACGTCGGCGCCCACCGGTCCGGATGCGGCACCGGTCATCGCGCGGGTGCGCCAGCACCTCGCCGACGATCTCGACACCCCGAAGGCACTGGCCGCGATCGACGCGTGGTGTCGCGATGTGGCCCAGGGGATCGGCGGATCCACCGGGGCTCCCGGAGAGATCGAGCAGGCCGTCGACGCATTGCTCGGCGTCGCCCTGTCCTAG
- a CDS encoding PAC2 family protein: protein MNAEQRSNLPQLRKPILLAAFEGWNDAGDAASSAIEHLALTWDAVPLADIDSEDYYDFQVNRPTVKQIDGVTRRIDWPTTSISYCTPQGADRDIVLVRGIEPNMRWRAFCAEIVDLARQLDVETTVMLGALLADTPHTRPVPVTGTAYSSESAAQFNLAESRYEGPTGITGVLQDLFVQAGLPAVSFWAAVPHYVSTPPNPKATVALLNRVEEVLDVEVPLATLPEQAEEWERAVTEMTEDDEEIADYVRGLEERGDAEIDADDVMAKIDGDALAAEFERYLKRRGPGGTGRGQGSFGS, encoded by the coding sequence GTGAACGCTGAGCAGAGGTCGAACCTTCCCCAGCTGCGCAAGCCCATCCTGTTGGCCGCCTTCGAGGGGTGGAATGACGCGGGGGACGCTGCCAGCAGCGCGATCGAGCATCTGGCGCTCACCTGGGATGCCGTTCCGCTCGCCGACATCGACTCCGAGGACTATTACGACTTCCAGGTGAATCGACCCACTGTCAAGCAGATCGACGGGGTCACCCGACGGATCGACTGGCCCACCACGTCCATTTCCTACTGCACCCCCCAAGGTGCGGACCGTGACATCGTACTCGTTCGCGGCATCGAGCCGAACATGCGCTGGCGGGCGTTCTGTGCGGAGATCGTGGACCTCGCCCGACAGCTGGATGTGGAGACGACGGTCATGCTCGGCGCGCTACTCGCCGACACACCACACACGCGTCCCGTTCCGGTGACCGGCACGGCCTACAGCAGTGAGTCCGCTGCACAGTTCAACCTCGCGGAGAGCCGCTACGAGGGGCCCACCGGGATCACCGGAGTGCTCCAGGATCTGTTCGTCCAGGCGGGGTTGCCTGCGGTGTCGTTCTGGGCCGCGGTGCCCCATTACGTCTCCACTCCCCCGAATCCGAAGGCGACGGTGGCACTGCTGAACCGGGTCGAGGAGGTCCTTGACGTGGAAGTACCCCTGGCGACGCTGCCCGAGCAGGCCGAGGAGTGGGAGCGCGCGGTCACCGAGATGACCGAGGACGACGAGGAGATCGCCGACTACGTTCGCGGGCTCGAAGAGCGCGGCGACGCCGAGATCGACGCCGACGACGTGATGGCCAAGATCGACGGGGACGCCCTGGCCGCCGAGTTCGAGCGCTACCTCAAGCGACGCGGACCGGGCGGGACCGGCCGCGGCCAGGGGTCGTTCGGGAGCTGA
- the metH gene encoding methionine synthase produces the protein MSTRTTDPAAYDTTFLTAMSRRVLIGDGAMGTMLQAADLTLDDFNGLEGCNEILNDTRPDVLAGIHRAYFEAGADAVETNTFGCNLSNLGDYDIADRIRELSYKGTGIARGVADEMGPSADGTARFVLGSIGPGTKLPSLGHTTFAVIRDAYYECVAGMLDGGADAILVETSQDLLQVKAAIVAARRAMNDLGRSIPIISHVTVETTGTMLLGSEIGAALTAIEPLGVDMIGLNCATGPAEMSEHLRYLSKHARIPVSVMPNAGLPVLGANGAEYPLQPDELANALGDFVSDFGLAFVGGCCGTTPEHIRQVADRVADVTAAQRKPEHIAETSSLYSAVPFDQDASFLVIGERTNTNGSKAFREAMIAEDYQKCLDIAKDQTRDGAHMLDLNVDYVGRDGAVDMTELASRFATSSTLPIMLDSTEPPVIKAGLEALGGRCAVNSVNYEDGDGPESRFTRIMELVVEHGAAVVALTIDEEGQARTADWKIRIAERLITDITENWGLSEEDIIIDALTFPISTGQEEVRRDGIETIEAIRRLHEAHPDVHFTLGISNISFGLNPAARQVLNSVFLHECVQAGLDTAIVHASKILPIARIPEEHRKVALDLVYDRRREGYDPLQKLMELFEGVSAASARESRAAELAKLPLFDRLERRIVDGERNGLEDDLDEAMTEKPPLEIINETLLSGMKTVGELFGSGQMQLPFVLQSAEVMKTAVAHLEPHMEATGEDGKGRIVLATVKGDVHDIGKNLVDIILSNNGYEVVNLGIKQPINTILEAAEDKRADVIGMSGLLVKSTVVMKENLEEINSRGVATSFPVLLGGAALTRTYVENDLSETYDGDVHYARDAFEGLRLMDEIMATKRGEGPDPNSPEAIAARQKVEERKARHERSRRIAEKRKAAETPVEVPARSDVAADNAIPTPPFWGTRIVKGVPVADYLQLLDERALFLGQWGLRGARGGEGPSYEELVETEGRPRLRYWIDRLATEGILQHAAVVYGYFPAVSEGDTVHVLAESRPDAEVRHSFEFPRQQRSRFLCVADFISSREQAKAAGQVDVLPFQLVTMGQPIADFANKLFAEDAYRDYLEVHGIGVQLTEALAEFWHQRVRSELTVAGTSLAGEDPENAQGFFDLEYRGARFSFGYGACPDLDDRAKMMELLEPERIGVVLSEELQLHPEQSTDAFVLHHPEAKYFNT, from the coding sequence ATGTCGACCCGCACCACCGACCCGGCCGCCTACGACACGACATTCCTCACCGCGATGTCGCGCCGTGTGCTGATCGGCGATGGGGCCATGGGCACCATGCTGCAAGCTGCCGATCTCACCCTCGACGACTTCAACGGTCTCGAGGGCTGTAACGAGATCCTCAACGACACCCGCCCCGATGTGCTCGCCGGCATCCACCGCGCCTACTTCGAGGCCGGTGCGGACGCGGTCGAGACCAACACCTTCGGCTGCAACCTCTCGAATCTCGGTGACTACGACATCGCCGACCGCATCCGCGAGCTGTCCTACAAAGGCACCGGCATCGCGCGTGGCGTGGCCGACGAGATGGGTCCGTCGGCCGATGGGACCGCGCGCTTCGTGCTCGGCTCGATCGGGCCCGGCACCAAACTGCCCAGCCTCGGCCACACGACCTTCGCCGTGATCCGCGACGCGTACTACGAGTGCGTCGCCGGGATGCTCGACGGCGGCGCCGACGCGATCCTGGTCGAGACGTCGCAGGATCTGCTGCAGGTCAAAGCGGCGATCGTGGCGGCACGTCGCGCCATGAACGATCTCGGGCGATCGATCCCCATCATCAGTCACGTCACCGTGGAGACCACCGGCACCATGTTGTTGGGCTCGGAGATCGGTGCCGCACTGACCGCCATCGAACCGCTCGGCGTCGACATGATCGGGTTGAACTGCGCGACCGGGCCCGCCGAGATGAGCGAACACCTCCGGTACCTGTCCAAGCACGCGCGGATTCCGGTGTCGGTCATGCCGAATGCCGGTCTGCCCGTGCTGGGCGCCAACGGCGCCGAATATCCCTTGCAGCCCGACGAGCTGGCGAACGCCCTGGGTGATTTCGTCTCCGACTTCGGACTGGCATTCGTGGGCGGCTGCTGCGGAACGACACCCGAACACATCCGCCAGGTCGCCGACCGGGTGGCCGACGTGACCGCGGCGCAGCGGAAACCCGAGCACATCGCCGAGACGTCGTCGCTCTACAGCGCGGTCCCGTTCGATCAGGATGCGAGCTTCCTGGTGATCGGTGAGCGGACGAACACCAACGGCTCCAAGGCTTTCCGTGAGGCGATGATCGCCGAGGACTATCAGAAGTGCCTCGACATCGCCAAGGATCAGACCCGCGACGGCGCGCACATGCTCGACCTCAACGTCGACTATGTGGGCCGCGACGGTGCGGTCGACATGACGGAGCTGGCCAGTCGGTTCGCGACGTCGTCGACGCTGCCGATCATGCTCGACTCCACCGAACCCCCGGTCATCAAGGCCGGTCTGGAAGCGCTGGGCGGCCGCTGTGCGGTCAACTCGGTCAACTACGAGGACGGCGACGGGCCCGAGTCGCGGTTCACCCGCATCATGGAGCTGGTGGTGGAGCACGGCGCCGCCGTGGTCGCGCTGACCATCGACGAAGAGGGACAGGCGCGGACCGCGGACTGGAAGATCCGGATCGCCGAGCGGCTGATCACCGACATCACCGAGAACTGGGGTCTGTCCGAGGAAGACATCATCATCGATGCCCTCACGTTCCCGATCTCCACCGGGCAGGAAGAGGTCCGACGCGACGGCATCGAGACCATCGAGGCCATCCGCCGCCTCCACGAGGCGCACCCGGACGTGCACTTCACACTGGGTATCTCCAACATCTCGTTCGGCCTGAACCCGGCCGCCCGGCAGGTGCTGAACTCGGTGTTCCTGCACGAATGTGTGCAGGCCGGGCTCGACACCGCGATCGTGCACGCGTCGAAGATCCTGCCGATCGCCCGGATCCCCGAAGAACACCGCAAGGTCGCGCTCGATCTCGTCTATGACCGGCGTCGTGAGGGCTACGACCCGCTGCAGAAGCTCATGGAGTTGTTCGAAGGGGTGTCGGCGGCGTCCGCACGCGAATCCCGCGCGGCCGAACTGGCGAAACTGCCGCTGTTCGATCGTCTGGAACGCCGCATCGTCGACGGTGAGCGCAACGGCCTCGAGGACGACCTCGACGAGGCGATGACCGAGAAGCCGCCGCTGGAGATCATCAACGAGACACTGCTCTCGGGCATGAAGACCGTCGGAGAACTGTTCGGGTCGGGGCAGATGCAGCTCCCGTTCGTGCTGCAGTCCGCCGAGGTGATGAAAACCGCTGTCGCGCATCTGGAACCGCACATGGAAGCGACCGGCGAGGACGGCAAGGGCCGCATCGTGCTCGCCACCGTCAAGGGAGATGTCCACGACATCGGCAAGAATCTCGTCGACATCATCCTGTCCAACAACGGGTATGAGGTGGTGAACCTCGGTATCAAGCAACCGATCAACACCATTCTGGAGGCTGCCGAGGACAAGCGGGCCGACGTCATCGGCATGTCCGGGCTGCTCGTCAAATCGACAGTGGTGATGAAGGAGAACCTCGAGGAGATCAACTCTCGCGGGGTCGCCACGAGCTTCCCGGTCCTGCTCGGTGGGGCCGCGCTCACCCGTACCTACGTCGAGAACGATCTGTCCGAGACATACGACGGCGATGTCCACTATGCGCGCGACGCCTTCGAAGGTCTGCGGCTCATGGACGAGATCATGGCGACCAAACGCGGTGAAGGTCCGGATCCGAACAGCCCGGAGGCGATCGCCGCCAGGCAGAAGGTGGAGGAGCGCAAGGCCCGGCACGAACGTTCGCGGCGGATCGCCGAGAAGCGCAAGGCCGCGGAGACCCCGGTCGAGGTTCCGGCCCGATCGGATGTGGCCGCCGACAACGCGATCCCGACACCTCCGTTCTGGGGCACCCGGATCGTCAAGGGCGTGCCGGTGGCGGACTATCTCCAGCTGCTCGACGAGCGCGCGTTGTTCCTCGGACAGTGGGGACTTCGCGGCGCACGTGGGGGAGAGGGGCCGTCGTACGAGGAGCTCGTCGAGACCGAGGGTCGCCCACGGCTGCGCTACTGGATCGACCGACTCGCAACCGAGGGCATCCTCCAGCATGCCGCCGTCGTCTACGGCTATTTCCCGGCGGTGAGCGAGGGCGACACGGTCCACGTGCTGGCCGAGTCGCGACCGGACGCCGAGGTGCGCCACAGTTTCGAGTTCCCGCGGCAGCAGCGTTCCAGGTTCCTCTGCGTCGCAGATTTCATCTCGTCGCGCGAGCAGGCGAAGGCCGCAGGCCAGGTCGATGTGCTCCCGTTCCAGCTCGTCACCATGGGCCAGCCGATCGCGGACTTCGCGAACAAGCTGTTCGCCGAGGACGCCTACCGCGACTACCTCGAGGTGCACGGCATCGGTGTGCAGCTGACCGAGGCGTTGGCGGAGTTCTGGCATCAGCGGGTGCGCAGTGAGTTGACCGTGGCGGGAACGTCGTTGGCGGGGGAGGATCCGGAGAACGCACAGGGCTTCTTCGACCTCGAGTACCGGGGCGCCCGCTTCTCGTTCGGCTACGGTGCCTGCCCCGACCTCGACGATCGCGCGAAGATGATGGAGCTGCTCGAGCCCGAACGGATCGGTGTGGTGCTGTCGGAGGAACTGCAGTTGCATCCCGAGCAGTCGACGGATGCGTTCGTGCTGCATCACCCGGAGGCCAAGTACTTCAACACCTGA
- a CDS encoding MarR family winged helix-turn-helix transcriptional regulator — protein MRTTDSRKGAPSVAAVPTATELWFAMNSLVRDHAVESRARIDARVDMPFSRFRALRRIAVRDLTQSDLAKRLGIDAPATSGIVNDLVDRGLVTREPHPTDRRYKVVTITDDGRRIVDSVIADPAIAPTMFASLDDEQLRDLGSLLDALREAAES, from the coding sequence ATGCGTACAACTGATTCGCGGAAAGGCGCGCCATCGGTGGCAGCCGTACCGACTGCCACCGAACTCTGGTTCGCGATGAACAGCCTCGTACGCGACCACGCCGTGGAGTCGCGCGCCCGGATCGACGCGCGCGTCGACATGCCGTTCAGCCGATTCCGTGCGCTGCGCCGGATCGCCGTGCGCGACCTGACCCAGAGCGATCTGGCCAAGCGTCTCGGCATCGATGCACCTGCGACCAGTGGCATCGTCAACGACCTCGTCGACCGGGGGCTGGTCACGCGCGAGCCCCATCCCACCGACCGCCGATACAAGGTGGTCACCATCACCGATGACGGTCGCCGGATCGTCGATTCGGTCATCGCCGACCCGGCCATCGCCCCCACGATGTTCGCCTCGCTCGACGACGAGCAACTGCGCGATCTGGGCTCGCTGCTCGACGCCCTCCGAGAGGCGGCCGAATCATGA
- a CDS encoding MFS transporter, whose protein sequence is MNLPTMAGPVADISELGTRRRMAILATCCLSLFIVGIDTSGVNVALPAIGSELGATASQLQWVIDAYTLVLASLLMLGGSLGDRLGRKRVFQVGLTVFGLGSILCSLAVSPEMLIGARMLQAVGGAMMNPVAMSIITNTFTEPKERARAIGMWGTAIGVSMALGPLVGGALVDGIGWEAIFWLNVPVCLAACILTAILVPESKAARARRPDPAGQFLILVFLATLTYGIIEGRGLGWDSGLVVGAFTAAIVALLLFLLVESRRHEPLLDLRFFHSVPFSSSVIGAVLAFSAMGGFLFLNTLYLQQVRGLSPLQAGLMTLPMAVANAVFSPLSGRLVGDRGARVPMVGAGVMVLASGVMLTQAGHDTSMWYLGVAYLFLGVGMGLVNAPITNAAVSGMPRSQAGVASAIASTSRQVGISLGVAIFGAVAFAGIEGPVSDGLATASHPAWVLMALCGVGIIIVGFVSTGRWAARTAERTREQIVATTAP, encoded by the coding sequence ATGAACCTTCCGACCATGGCCGGACCCGTGGCGGACATCTCCGAGCTCGGTACGCGCCGCCGCATGGCGATCCTGGCGACGTGCTGTCTGAGCCTGTTCATCGTCGGGATAGACACCTCGGGCGTGAACGTCGCCCTACCGGCGATCGGCTCCGAACTCGGCGCGACGGCATCCCAACTGCAATGGGTGATCGACGCCTACACCCTGGTGCTCGCCAGCCTGCTGATGCTGGGCGGGTCATTGGGCGACCGACTGGGTCGCAAACGAGTCTTCCAGGTGGGACTCACCGTCTTCGGGCTCGGTTCCATCCTCTGCTCATTGGCCGTGTCGCCGGAGATGCTCATCGGTGCGCGCATGCTCCAGGCTGTCGGTGGCGCGATGATGAACCCCGTCGCGATGTCGATCATCACCAACACCTTCACCGAGCCGAAGGAGAGGGCACGGGCGATCGGCATGTGGGGCACGGCAATCGGCGTGAGCATGGCACTCGGCCCGCTCGTCGGCGGTGCGCTGGTCGATGGCATCGGCTGGGAGGCGATCTTCTGGCTGAACGTCCCGGTCTGCCTGGCCGCCTGCATCCTCACCGCGATCCTGGTGCCGGAGTCGAAGGCGGCCCGTGCGCGCAGGCCCGATCCCGCCGGTCAGTTCTTGATCCTCGTCTTCCTCGCCACCCTCACGTACGGCATCATCGAGGGCCGCGGTCTCGGATGGGACTCCGGTCTGGTCGTCGGCGCGTTCACCGCCGCGATCGTGGCGCTCCTCCTGTTCCTGCTCGTCGAATCGCGCAGGCATGAGCCGCTCCTGGATCTTCGCTTCTTCCACAGCGTCCCGTTCAGCAGCTCGGTGATCGGCGCCGTTCTCGCGTTCAGTGCGATGGGTGGATTCCTGTTCCTCAACACGCTCTACCTTCAGCAGGTGCGCGGGTTGAGTCCACTGCAGGCCGGGTTGATGACGTTGCCGATGGCGGTGGCGAACGCGGTGTTCTCGCCGCTGTCGGGCCGACTGGTCGGCGATCGGGGCGCGCGCGTGCCCATGGTCGGGGCCGGTGTGATGGTCCTGGCGAGCGGCGTGATGCTGACGCAGGCCGGTCACGACACCAGCATGTGGTATCTCGGTGTCGCCTACCTTTTCCTCGGGGTGGGTATGGGATTGGTCAACGCCCCGATCACCAATGCGGCCGTCTCGGGTATGCCACGATCGCAGGCAGGCGTCGCGTCGGCGATCGCCTCGACCAGCCGACAGGTCGGGATCTCGTTGGGCGTCGCGATCTTCGGTGCCGTCGCGTTCGCCGGCATCGAGGGTCCGGTCTCCGACGGACTGGCGACGGCGTCACATCCGGCGTGGGTCCTCATGGCGCTGTGCGGTGTCGGGATCATCATCGTCGGCTTCGTGTCGACGGGTCGCTGGGCCGCACGTACCGCCGAGCGAACCCGGGAGCAGATCGTCGCGACGACCGCCCCGTGA
- a CDS encoding serine aminopeptidase domain-containing protein, with product MTHHTSPNVLISPAMAVPSRYYQPVVDAFARRGWSATTIPRRGIDAGTGAPSRAEDWTYADEADDLSAAVRRARAQTPGAPVMILGHSLGAQLCAVLGQRGDEGAPDAIATVAASVPYFRHYARGGVVEWCTAAAVPIITAVVGHWPTPGFGAPAPRTLMREWARMVRTGVTPFDGGDPIEIPTLAVRLAGDRLVTARAAERFERAFHPAARTTWTYSAEDCPPGGSVGHVQWARTPDAVVDRVVDWWTSQPGEDVTRRRPRRNVSITATTTPSAARPIIDA from the coding sequence ATGACCCACCACACCTCACCGAACGTGCTGATCTCCCCGGCGATGGCGGTGCCGTCGCGCTATTACCAACCGGTCGTCGACGCCTTCGCGCGGCGCGGGTGGTCTGCGACGACGATTCCGCGACGTGGGATCGACGCCGGCACCGGTGCGCCCTCGCGGGCCGAGGACTGGACCTATGCCGATGAGGCGGACGATCTCTCCGCGGCGGTTCGCCGTGCGCGTGCGCAGACGCCCGGAGCACCGGTCATGATCCTCGGGCACAGTCTGGGTGCCCAGTTGTGTGCGGTCCTCGGACAGCGCGGTGACGAGGGCGCCCCGGACGCCATCGCCACGGTCGCCGCCTCGGTCCCCTACTTCCGTCACTACGCGCGGGGCGGTGTGGTGGAGTGGTGCACCGCGGCAGCCGTCCCGATCATCACCGCGGTGGTCGGCCACTGGCCCACCCCGGGTTTCGGCGCCCCCGCACCTCGAACGCTGATGCGCGAGTGGGCTCGCATGGTTCGCACCGGAGTCACCCCGTTCGACGGTGGCGATCCGATCGAGATCCCCACGCTCGCAGTCCGTCTCGCCGGCGACCGCCTGGTCACCGCGCGAGCGGCCGAACGCTTCGAGCGCGCGTTTCATCCGGCCGCCCGCACCACGTGGACCTACTCGGCAGAGGACTGCCCGCCGGGCGGGTCGGTGGGCCACGTCCAGTGGGCCCGGACACCGGACGCGGTGGTCGATCGGGTCGTCGACTGGTGGACGTCTCAGCCCGGGGAGGACGTCACCCGTAGACGCCCCCGCCGGAACGTGTCGATCACGGCGACGACGACACCGAGCGCGGCGAGGCCCATCATCGACGCGTAG
- a CDS encoding helix-turn-helix domain-containing protein produces MAADAGTMLRQWRSQRSISQLDLAYDVGVSPRHLSFVETGKSRPSPALLEALSTRLDIPLRERNALLLAAGHAPRYSEESLDAVAMQRIRASVQRILDAHNPNPGLALDRSWNVVLANDSAASLAALLPAHLQGPPFNVFRASLHPDGFARMTENLDVWASYLMDTLRRLVRITGDPRLATIEREVGEYSTVADLDRRAMRSAERSGAEPPLLVPFVLRLGDDVLSFFTTLTTFGTPRDITLEELTIELFYPADEATEEAVARMQG; encoded by the coding sequence ATGGCGGCCGATGCGGGAACGATGTTGCGGCAGTGGCGTTCGCAGCGGTCGATCAGTCAACTCGACCTGGCCTACGACGTCGGTGTCTCACCGCGGCATCTGAGCTTCGTCGAAACGGGGAAATCGCGACCGAGCCCGGCCTTGCTCGAGGCGCTGTCCACCCGCCTCGACATCCCTCTGCGGGAACGCAACGCGCTCCTGCTCGCGGCCGGGCATGCGCCGCGATACTCCGAGGAGTCGCTCGATGCGGTCGCGATGCAGCGGATTCGGGCCTCCGTGCAGCGAATTCTCGATGCGCACAATCCCAATCCGGGCCTTGCGCTCGATCGGAGCTGGAACGTCGTGTTGGCCAACGACTCCGCAGCATCGCTCGCCGCTCTGCTGCCGGCACACCTGCAGGGGCCGCCGTTCAACGTGTTCCGTGCGTCCCTGCACCCCGATGGTTTCGCCCGCATGACGGAGAATCTCGACGTCTGGGCGTCGTACCTGATGGACACTCTTCGTCGGCTGGTCCGGATCACCGGCGATCCTCGCCTCGCCACCATCGAACGTGAGGTGGGGGAGTACTCCACGGTTGCCGACCTCGACCGCCGCGCGATGCGATCAGCGGAACGTAGTGGTGCCGAACCGCCCCTGCTGGTGCCGTTCGTACTCCGCCTGGGCGACGACGTGTTGTCGTTCTTCACCACGCTCACCACCTTCGGGACGCCCCGCGACATCACACTCGAGGAGCTGACCATCGAGCTGTTCTACCCGGCGGACGAGGCGACCGAGGAGGCGGTTGCGAGAATGCAGGGGTGA
- a CDS encoding HAD family hydrolase: MNSTPSVSSSRTARSGPAAVLWDMDGTLLDSEPLWDIAMADLALRHGIMMSPALRESTLGNSLPDAMTKVYDAADIAEPDRDRDGDYRWLLDHVAGLFAAGLPWRPGAAAALDLVAGAGLPMVLVTNTVRELTDTALATLGRDRFTATVCGDEVPVGKPAPDLYLRGAALLGLTPDECLAVEDSPTGTVAATAAGCPTLVLPSAAPVPSGNLRTFRESLVGLTLDDLTDAWTGQHPGHRSDHRDMPR, encoded by the coding sequence GTGAACAGCACTCCGAGCGTCTCCTCGTCCCGTACCGCCCGTTCGGGTCCGGCCGCCGTGCTCTGGGATATGGACGGCACGCTGCTCGACTCCGAGCCGTTGTGGGACATAGCGATGGCTGATCTGGCACTACGGCACGGCATCATGATGTCGCCCGCCCTGCGGGAGTCGACGCTGGGTAACTCACTTCCCGATGCGATGACGAAGGTCTACGACGCCGCCGACATCGCCGAACCGGACCGGGACCGGGACGGCGACTATCGGTGGCTGCTCGACCACGTCGCCGGACTCTTCGCCGCCGGGCTGCCGTGGAGACCGGGCGCGGCGGCGGCGCTGGACCTGGTGGCCGGGGCGGGACTTCCGATGGTGCTGGTCACGAACACTGTCCGCGAATTGACCGACACCGCTCTGGCGACTCTGGGGCGCGACCGATTCACCGCGACGGTCTGCGGCGACGAGGTCCCGGTCGGGAAGCCAGCGCCGGACCTCTACCTGCGCGGGGCGGCACTGCTCGGCCTGACGCCCGACGAATGCCTGGCCGTCGAGGACTCGCCGACCGGCACCGTCGCGGCGACCGCGGCCGGGTGTCCGACGCTGGTCCTCCCGTCGGCGGCGCCGGTGCCGTCCGGGAATCTGCGTACCTTCCGGGAATCGTTGGTGGGTCTCACCCTCGACGACCTCACCGATGCCTGGACCGGGCAGCACCCCGGCCATCGTTCCGACCACCGTGACATGCCAAGATAG
- a CDS encoding phosphoribosyl-ATP diphosphatase: MKTFEELFAELSDKAQHRPAGSGTVAALDSGVHTLGKKIIEEAGEVWLAAEYESDESLGEEISQLVYWLQVMMIKRGLSLEDVYRHL, translated from the coding sequence GTGAAGACATTCGAGGAGCTGTTCGCCGAACTGAGCGACAAGGCGCAGCATCGACCCGCCGGGAGCGGGACCGTCGCGGCCCTCGACTCCGGGGTGCACACCCTCGGCAAGAAGATCATCGAAGAGGCCGGCGAGGTGTGGCTGGCCGCCGAATACGAGTCCGACGAGTCGCTGGGTGAGGAGATCTCCCAGCTGGTCTACTGGCTGCAGGTGATGATGATCAAGCGTGGACTCTCGCTGGAGGACGTGTACCGCCATCTGTAG